The proteins below come from a single Erysipelothrix piscisicarius genomic window:
- a CDS encoding ATP-binding cassette domain-containing protein: MESIIKLEGISKQFNDIPILTEINLEMPSHEVIVISGPSGSGKSTLLNIIGLLDTPDEGTVTLFGKANPKPFSKEATALLRTKIGYLFQNFALVENKSVEYNLMLALENVKLKNKKEKVSEVLKKVGLDGFKDKIVYQCSGGEQQRIALARILLKPCELVLCDEPTGSLDERNRDKIIELLMMLKDEGKTVVIVTHDSYLMTLADTHLVLESNDGEPGFSINKKSGTISF, encoded by the coding sequence ATGGAATCAATTATAAAGTTAGAAGGGATTTCTAAACAGTTTAACGATATACCAATCTTAACTGAAATTAATCTAGAAATGCCATCTCATGAAGTTATTGTAATCTCAGGCCCATCAGGAAGTGGTAAAAGTACATTATTAAATATTATTGGACTCCTGGATACGCCAGACGAAGGCACAGTGACCTTGTTTGGAAAAGCAAATCCTAAACCGTTTTCTAAAGAAGCAACGGCATTATTACGCACAAAAATCGGTTATCTTTTTCAAAATTTTGCGCTCGTCGAGAACAAATCCGTCGAGTATAATCTAATGTTAGCCTTAGAGAACGTTAAGCTAAAGAACAAAAAAGAAAAGGTGAGTGAGGTCCTAAAAAAAGTAGGTCTCGATGGATTTAAAGATAAAATTGTTTATCAATGTTCCGGGGGAGAACAACAGCGTATCGCACTTGCACGAATCCTTTTAAAACCTTGTGAACTTGTCTTGTGTGACGAGCCGACAGGGAGTTTAGATGAGCGAAACAGAGATAAAATCATAGAATTATTGATGATGTTGAAGGATGAAGGGAAGACAGTGGTGATTGTTACTCATGATTCCTATCTTATGACACTGGCAGATACACACTTAGTCTTAGAAAGTAATGATGGTGAACCAGGTTTTTCAATCAATAAAAAATCCGGGACGATATCATTTTGA
- a CDS encoding ABC transporter ATP-binding protein has translation MIILLNRLEVRNLNKAYGATKAVNNLSFDMENGIYGLVGHNGAGKSTLIKILATLMKADSGTISFNGELIKDYTVFRSLLGYMPQNQPLPAQMTVEHFLFYIASLKAIPNDLARLRIEDLLTRFNLETKKHHKLSSLSGGMKQRVLLAQAMLNDPAVLILDEPTAGLDPVERSNLRNVIMELSGDKIVLIATHIISDIEYIADKIMLLQKGNIIAFDTPDKLILKMRVFESTLSFEAYKRFAQEHKIINSIRIGEQVRIRHFSDGIEGIKVNPTIEDLYLYALS, from the coding sequence GTGATTATCTTGTTAAATAGGTTGGAAGTAAGGAATTTAAATAAGGCTTATGGCGCTACGAAAGCTGTGAATAATCTTAGCTTTGATATGGAGAACGGGATTTATGGGCTTGTTGGGCATAATGGTGCAGGGAAGAGTACTTTAATTAAAATACTTGCAACCTTGATGAAAGCAGATTCGGGAACAATATCTTTTAATGGAGAATTGATAAAAGATTACACCGTATTTCGAAGTCTTTTGGGTTATATGCCTCAAAATCAACCGTTACCTGCACAGATGACTGTCGAGCATTTTCTCTTCTATATCGCATCCCTAAAGGCGATTCCAAATGATTTAGCGAGATTGCGGATTGAAGATCTTTTGACGCGTTTTAATTTGGAAACAAAGAAACATCATAAACTAAGTTCTCTTTCCGGTGGGATGAAACAACGGGTCTTGCTTGCGCAAGCGATGTTGAATGATCCCGCAGTTTTAATCTTGGATGAACCAACCGCAGGTCTTGATCCTGTTGAACGGAGCAATCTAAGAAATGTAATCATGGAACTTTCTGGTGATAAAATTGTTTTGATTGCAACGCATATTATATCCGATATCGAATATATAGCCGATAAAATAATGCTTCTTCAAAAAGGAAATATCATTGCATTTGATACACCGGATAAACTTATTTTAAAGATGCGTGTCTTTGAATCCACGCTATCTTTTGAGGCGTATAAACGTTTCGCTCAAGAACATAAAATTATCAATAGCATTCGCATTGGGGAACAGGTAAGAATTCGCCACTTTAGTGATGGCATTGAAGGGATAAAGGTTAATCCAACAATCGAGGATCTTTACCTGTACGCACTATCATGA
- a CDS encoding lantibiotic ABC transporter permease, translated as MIHLELKNLKMRMNFRMLVAIVLAFVSLNMVYLKSTGAYDALYKEYSKHTDLFTNDSVDDATMYFEEQIKYISGYHENIDQELQEINDKRETGLFEDPKDVHKLNKEHDFYEKLKLEPVEFINIQRHELILRSPTPKIVMLLFGFYLLSLLFGEDLLEGTLEIYQPTQRGLSKLFRSKMVVLTGLLFVVMVLLILFDGFRFGFSKASIRSIPYFKHVWLMGSVFHYSMFRYISIFVVTLMLLLLTLIFMTLTRNTLLTVIAGLSVFFAQGMQYAMIPIHSKYGFLKFYNIYYMVVQDKGDFPYNLLLFSVVLTGILGIVSYGCYVKRGPIRKHKGAGIPIRSTHRIVHSMYQLWISSYGLIILVFVLIFGIYNIKTFSISTTSNEQSYQLYKQNYLGPIDDSSMIRHNQALAIIQEAVREKEKIQIMIEREPERAHDLYVEHDAVFKRAHEISNALRFDEELKQAQMLGVDTMIDNRGASVIVMKNQVFYRLIFMGVLLVPMFS; from the coding sequence ATGATCCATCTTGAACTCAAAAATCTAAAAATGCGCATGAATTTTCGAATGCTCGTGGCGATTGTTTTAGCCTTTGTCTCTTTAAATATGGTTTATTTGAAATCTACAGGTGCGTATGATGCACTTTATAAGGAATATTCTAAACATACCGACTTGTTCACAAATGATTCAGTAGATGATGCCACAATGTATTTTGAAGAACAGATTAAATACATATCGGGTTATCATGAAAACATTGATCAAGAGCTTCAAGAAATCAATGACAAACGTGAGACGGGCCTTTTTGAAGATCCCAAAGATGTTCATAAATTGAATAAGGAACATGATTTTTATGAGAAGCTCAAACTTGAACCCGTTGAATTTATAAACATCCAACGCCATGAACTAATTTTACGCAGTCCAACGCCTAAGATTGTGATGCTGCTCTTTGGTTTTTATTTACTCTCCTTACTTTTTGGAGAAGATCTTTTAGAAGGGACACTTGAGATTTATCAGCCAACACAAAGAGGTCTTTCAAAATTATTTCGTTCAAAAATGGTGGTACTAACGGGGTTACTCTTCGTTGTGATGGTCCTTCTAATATTATTTGATGGGTTTAGATTTGGGTTTTCAAAGGCATCCATTCGCAGCATTCCCTATTTCAAACATGTTTGGCTTATGGGAAGTGTGTTTCACTATTCAATGTTTAGGTATATCTCAATTTTTGTAGTGACCCTAATGCTTTTACTGTTAACTTTAATTTTTATGACCCTTACGCGAAATACACTTCTTACAGTAATCGCAGGATTAAGTGTTTTCTTTGCTCAAGGCATGCAATATGCAATGATTCCGATTCATTCAAAATATGGCTTCCTTAAGTTTTATAATATTTACTATATGGTTGTCCAAGATAAAGGCGATTTCCCTTATAATTTACTTCTTTTTAGTGTAGTTCTGACTGGGATTTTGGGCATTGTTTCATATGGGTGCTACGTAAAACGTGGACCAATTCGTAAGCATAAGGGGGCGGGGATTCCGATTCGAAGTACACATCGAATTGTACATAGCATGTATCAACTTTGGATAAGTTCTTATGGGTTAATAATTCTTGTTTTTGTACTAATTTTTGGTATCTATAATATTAAAACCTTTTCGATTAGTACGACGTCAAATGAACAGTCTTATCAACTTTATAAACAAAATTATCTTGGCCCCATTGATGATTCAAGTATGATAAGACATAACCAAGCACTTGCGATAATTCAAGAAGCTGTAAGAGAAAAAGAAAAGATTCAAATAATGATTGAACGGGAACCTGAGCGCGCTCATGATCTCTACGTAGAGCATGATGCGGTATTTAAACGTGCCCATGAAATTTCAAATGCACTCCGATTTGATGAAGAACTGAAGCAGGCACAGATGTTGGGTGTTGATACCATGATTGATAATCGTGGTGCCTCAGTCATCGTTATGAAGAACCAAGTCTTCTATCGTCTTATCTTTATGGGTGTATTATTGGTCCCAATGTTTTCTTAG
- a CDS encoding pseudouridine synthase, producing MRLDKFLAHNGFGTRKDVKILVKKGMVTVNHDVVRDAGMVLNLEKDEVFVQGESVSYQKDIYFMMNKPAGYICEHNPEMYPSVLELIESYHRDLAFVGRLDADTEGLLLITNDGQFSHRVAHSKSNVHKQYYVELNKPFDLRFCEELEKGMMLGDELLKPAQVEVVGERAIHLTIGEGKYHQVKRMMHACDNEVTYLKRIKIGALELDSYLQPGEYRDLSEEEINLFIK from the coding sequence ATGCGATTGGATAAATTTTTAGCTCATAATGGATTTGGAACACGAAAAGATGTAAAGATTCTTGTGAAAAAGGGTATGGTTACGGTAAATCACGATGTGGTACGGGATGCAGGTATGGTTTTAAACCTTGAAAAGGATGAAGTCTTTGTTCAAGGGGAGAGTGTATCGTACCAGAAGGATATTTACTTTATGATGAACAAGCCAGCTGGATATATTTGTGAACATAATCCTGAAATGTATCCCTCTGTTTTAGAACTGATAGAATCGTATCATCGTGATTTGGCTTTTGTCGGTCGCTTGGATGCGGATACGGAAGGGTTACTCTTAATTACAAACGATGGCCAGTTTTCACATCGTGTTGCGCACAGTAAAAGTAATGTTCATAAACAATATTATGTTGAGTTGAATAAACCGTTTGACCTGCGCTTTTGTGAGGAATTAGAAAAAGGGATGATGTTAGGGGATGAACTCTTGAAACCTGCTCAAGTTGAGGTTGTGGGGGAACGCGCCATCCACTTAACAATCGGTGAAGGGAAATACCATCAAGTGAAACGCATGATGCATGCCTGCGATAATGAAGTTACGTATTTAAAACGCATTAAGATTGGTGCGTTGGAACTGGATTCATACTTACAACCCGGTGAATATCGAGATTTATCGGAGGAAGAAATCAACTTATTCATCAAATAA
- a CDS encoding ABC transporter ATP-binding protein — MGRLENDVSSIVSATNLSVTLSKAVVLLIILSFGILHIDVRLLILYFIPLPLAFIIQRYASQKSSDFILPWKTAMGKTNALTQDVMNNRTTIRTFGLYDTVASWVEKALVDSRDKGIYGIRSLYLLQFPFSVFAMLPNFLIGIGGTYLIAHGELELGQLVSAFLLVQLISNEFNVIANMVQNIPQLLVSTERIYPIWDAAKETFGNAVGSEDSDPVIAFKDVFFGYPNTDTLVLKGFNLEIYDQEHVGVVGTSGSGKSTLMKLLLGLYTPQSGAVYYKGISIQDWDKQALRNDLAVVFQNSELMNQSIRQNLQYGNQMVSDKQLHEVLDHVHLSDFVDQNGLDFIVGEKGNRLSGGQRQRLSIARALLKESDVLLFDEATSALDVETEQLIQHVMDTTERTQLIIAHRLATLRNCDRIIVMDQGAVVASVTHQELIDQDGIYASLIAIQNGGDHHDKRI, encoded by the coding sequence ATTGGACGGCTTGAAAATGATGTTTCCAGTATTGTTTCCGCAACAAATTTAAGTGTCACCTTATCCAAAGCGGTTGTACTTTTAATAATCTTATCCTTTGGGATTCTTCATATTGATGTGCGTTTATTAATCTTGTATTTTATTCCCCTTCCATTGGCTTTTATCATTCAACGTTATGCTTCACAAAAATCCAGTGATTTCATCCTTCCATGGAAAACGGCTATGGGTAAAACCAATGCCCTCACGCAAGATGTGATGAATAACCGAACGACCATAAGAACCTTTGGTTTGTATGATACGGTTGCTTCATGGGTCGAAAAAGCACTGGTGGATTCACGGGATAAGGGAATCTACGGAATCCGTTCCCTCTACTTACTGCAATTTCCATTTTCAGTCTTTGCCATGCTTCCCAATTTCCTCATTGGTATTGGTGGAACCTATCTTATCGCACACGGTGAGCTAGAATTGGGTCAACTTGTCAGTGCCTTTCTTTTAGTTCAACTGATTTCAAATGAATTTAATGTTATTGCGAATATGGTTCAAAACATTCCGCAATTATTGGTTTCAACCGAACGAATTTATCCAATTTGGGATGCTGCGAAAGAAACATTCGGGAATGCGGTGGGATCAGAGGATAGCGATCCTGTTATTGCTTTTAAAGATGTATTTTTTGGATATCCAAATACGGATACTCTCGTATTAAAGGGCTTCAATCTTGAGATTTATGATCAGGAACACGTCGGGGTTGTGGGAACCAGTGGTTCAGGGAAATCAACGCTGATGAAGCTCCTGTTAGGACTGTATACGCCTCAATCCGGGGCGGTTTATTATAAAGGGATTTCGATTCAAGATTGGGATAAACAAGCCTTACGCAATGACTTGGCGGTGGTATTTCAAAATAGTGAATTGATGAATCAAAGCATTCGTCAAAATCTTCAGTATGGCAATCAGATGGTATCGGATAAGCAACTTCATGAGGTGTTGGATCACGTTCATCTCTCAGACTTTGTGGATCAAAACGGTTTGGACTTTATTGTTGGCGAAAAGGGAAACCGCTTGTCCGGGGGACAACGTCAACGCTTGTCGATTGCACGAGCACTGCTTAAAGAGAGTGATGTCTTGTTGTTTGATGAAGCAACTTCAGCTTTAGATGTGGAAACAGAACAGCTCATCCAGCATGTTATGGATACGACAGAACGTACGCAGCTGATTATTGCGCATCGTCTTGCAACCTTACGCAATTGTGATCGCATTATTGTGATGGATCAAGGGGCGGTTGTTGCGAGTGTAACGCATCAAGAACTAATAGATCAAGATGGGATCTATGCAAGTTTAATCGCAATTCAAAATGGAGGTGATCATCATGACAAACGTATTTAA
- a CDS encoding ABC transporter ATP-binding protein, whose protein sequence is MIHHILRQKEATIRASHTGDMMTLLTSDADVINNYYFQGFNYMFIHPTVGGLAALITTFFVDVRFGIIAVVLGIVSVWVATRYADAIQTDYVSARNFQNKATNHVSDIIANETMVRLYNAQNKVVDDYRELNQAHAKALINAEIKKHRVTMWNDGFGALGKILFVGIGFYLARTTDFEFAKVMLLLPLQASIGYMFGNFGVAWNYILEVQTSADRILTMLDMECEEGRIDRPDLSLGKGHDLITFDQVQFGYQPDHTILKSVDFTISPQSKVAFVGESGSGKSTIFQLLLGFYKPDQGRILLDGKDVQDYSLQSVRNQICYVQQESPLFNTTIRENIRLGSKGIVSDAMIEAAAHKAAIHDFIVSLPQGYDTHVGEQGGMLSGGQRQRIAIARALIGEAPILIMDEPTSALDSESEQLIQKAIANIQNEKTILIAAHRLSTIRDADKIIVLNQGVIVEMGTHDSLLTEHGVYERFVQSQHI, encoded by the coding sequence ATGATTCATCATATCTTACGTCAAAAAGAAGCAACAATTCGTGCTTCACATACCGGAGATATGATGACCTTATTAACCAGTGATGCGGATGTCATTAATAATTATTATTTCCAAGGATTCAATTACATGTTTATTCATCCTACTGTGGGTGGTCTTGCAGCTTTAATCACAACATTTTTTGTGGATGTACGATTTGGGATAATTGCGGTTGTGTTGGGAATTGTGAGTGTATGGGTGGCAACACGGTATGCAGACGCAATTCAAACTGATTACGTATCAGCACGAAACTTTCAAAACAAAGCAACCAATCACGTATCCGATATTATCGCAAATGAAACGATGGTGCGTTTGTATAATGCACAGAATAAGGTGGTGGATGATTATCGTGAATTAAACCAAGCGCATGCAAAGGCCCTCATAAATGCGGAAATTAAAAAGCATCGAGTAACTATGTGGAATGATGGATTTGGGGCTTTGGGTAAAATATTGTTTGTGGGAATTGGCTTTTACTTAGCACGGACTACTGATTTTGAATTTGCGAAGGTAATGTTGTTGTTACCATTACAGGCATCTATTGGATATATGTTTGGAAACTTTGGTGTTGCTTGGAACTATATTTTGGAAGTTCAAACATCTGCGGATCGCATCTTAACGATGTTGGACATGGAATGTGAAGAGGGTCGTATTGATAGACCAGACCTAAGTCTTGGGAAGGGTCATGATTTAATTACCTTTGATCAGGTTCAATTTGGATATCAACCAGATCATACCATTTTAAAGTCTGTTGATTTTACGATCAGTCCACAATCTAAGGTGGCGTTTGTGGGAGAATCGGGAAGTGGGAAGTCAACCATTTTTCAATTACTTCTTGGCTTTTATAAACCCGATCAGGGGCGGATTTTGTTGGATGGAAAGGATGTGCAAGATTATTCGCTGCAAAGTGTCCGAAATCAAATTTGTTATGTCCAACAAGAATCCCCCTTGTTCAACACCACCATCCGAGAAAACATTCGTCTAGGCAGTAAAGGCATTGTCAGTGATGCGATGATTGAGGCAGCCGCACACAAAGCCGCAATCCATGATTTTATTGTATCGCTTCCCCAAGGGTATGATACACATGTGGGCGAACAAGGTGGAATGCTTTCAGGGGGACAACGTCAACGCATCGCGATTGCACGTGCACTAATAGGTGAAGCACCCATTCTCATTATGGATGAACCAACATCCGCATTGGACAGTGAGTCAGAACAACTGATTCAAAAAGCCATCGCAAACATCCAAAACGAAAAAACAATTCTTATTGCGGCACATCGATTGAGCACCATTCGAGATGCTGATAAAATTATTGTATTAAATCAGGGTGTGATTGTGGAAATGGGAACCCATGATTCGCTATTAACAGAGCACGGTGTCTATGAACGCTTTGTGCAGTCCCAACATATTTAA
- a CDS encoding ArsR/SmtB family transcription factor, which translates to MKFEKKLNYEFEAYVMFRRFLTQEAPYAEDAHAIHDRIDSIYKGCEASMLQVQKNYPHATEILELLGNEKAQLYYIPFKCFLEIQTRNQNEIKALLVETIEDILKAFFSEGSTRHEGIFQVINHASLSYSEKWALVSMVESADVLYHEFKGIVTDLSKPLKQMLSVFDQEIEVLNQEWTARLESNTYIEYLRDTFGIVWDDHEGIIYPSVMANNSFVDVTYLGITMTEAFLSRNQLSDKNACKMMKSMGDPSKFAILKALNHGQKYGKELATLLDLTPATISYHIQELLNDGLIQCEPSSNKRVYYNIAKDRVRELLVFVEHELEL; encoded by the coding sequence ATGAAATTTGAGAAAAAACTAAATTATGAATTTGAAGCTTATGTAATGTTTCGACGTTTTTTGACCCAAGAGGCCCCTTATGCAGAGGATGCTCATGCAATTCATGATCGCATTGATTCAATTTATAAAGGGTGTGAAGCATCGATGCTTCAAGTTCAAAAAAATTACCCCCATGCAACTGAAATTCTTGAATTACTTGGCAATGAAAAAGCGCAACTGTACTATATTCCCTTTAAATGTTTTCTTGAAATCCAAACACGTAATCAAAACGAGATTAAGGCTTTATTGGTTGAAACCATTGAAGATATTTTAAAAGCATTTTTTAGTGAAGGATCCACGCGTCATGAAGGGATTTTCCAGGTAATCAATCATGCATCGTTAAGTTATTCTGAAAAGTGGGCATTAGTAAGTATGGTCGAGTCCGCTGATGTGCTGTATCACGAGTTTAAAGGTATTGTGACAGACCTTTCAAAACCGCTGAAACAAATGTTATCGGTGTTTGATCAAGAAATTGAGGTTTTAAACCAAGAGTGGACCGCGCGTCTTGAGTCAAATACTTATATTGAATATCTTCGTGATACGTTTGGAATTGTTTGGGATGATCATGAGGGGATTATTTATCCAAGTGTGATGGCTAATAATTCATTTGTGGATGTAACGTATTTGGGAATTACGATGACAGAAGCATTTTTAAGTCGAAATCAACTCAGCGATAAAAATGCATGTAAGATGATGAAAAGTATGGGTGATCCAAGTAAATTTGCGATTTTAAAAGCCTTGAATCATGGACAAAAATACGGAAAGGAACTCGCGACCCTGCTTGATTTAACACCCGCAACCATTTCCTATCACATCCAAGAATTATTAAATGATGGGTTGATTCAATGTGAACCCAGCAGCAATAAACGGGTTTATTATAATATTGCGAAAGACAGGGTTCGAGAATTGTTGGTGTTTGTGGAACACGAACTGGAACTCTAA
- a CDS encoding helix-turn-helix domain-containing protein has product MMGRPKGGLNNKWTYEDRIKVVTRHIDEHISAAKLSQETGIPKGTINGWIDRFMRDGKEGLKNKKKTGNHFSALHTSKSLTELERLQLEILKRDIEIARLKKGYQVKGVGVNKEFVTLKDKNSK; this is encoded by the coding sequence ATGATGGGAAGACCCAAAGGTGGATTAAATAATAAATGGACTTATGAGGATCGTATTAAAGTCGTTACACGTCATATTGATGAACATATAAGTGCTGCGAAACTATCACAAGAAACAGGAATACCTAAAGGAACGATTAATGGTTGGATTGATCGATTCATGCGTGATGGTAAAGAGGGTTTAAAAAACAAGAAAAAGACAGGAAATCATTTTTCTGCGCTTCATACGAGTAAATCATTAACTGAGCTCGAACGACTTCAACTCGAAATTCTAAAACGAGATATTGAGATTGCACGATTAAAAAAAGGGTACCAGGTGAAAGGAGTTGGTGTAAACAAGGAGTTCGTTACTTTAAAAGACAAGAATTCCAAATAG
- a CDS encoding IS3 family transposase: MAHDLSFKHPITFILRFMNLNRSGYYKWLKHKNDLNIYEQKRAILSFVIKDWHRRFPSYGYHDIAAVMRKQSDLGIEFSDNLIHKCCKFLNIKSKVKHYSYKKPGTQSRIYPNIIKNQWRATKPLEIIVSDMTHIRNKGINYEWTLMVDTFNNEIISSALSRTTGDPKPYYKCLEDLLALLKDNKKTAPTILHTDQGAVYHSKAFAKAHENYNIIRSMSRAGTPTDNPIIESLNGWIKAEMACDYQYWSVDNFENFIEEYVHYFNFERPAYCLNYKTPIQYKMDKGF; the protein is encoded by the coding sequence ATAGCACATGACTTATCTTTTAAACATCCGATTACGTTCATTCTTAGATTTATGAATTTGAACCGATCTGGTTATTACAAGTGGTTAAAGCATAAGAATGATCTCAATATTTATGAACAAAAAAGAGCGATTCTTAGCTTTGTGATTAAAGACTGGCATCGCCGTTTTCCAAGTTATGGTTATCATGATATCGCTGCAGTCATGAGAAAGCAAAGTGATTTAGGGATTGAATTTTCCGATAATTTAATCCACAAGTGTTGCAAGTTTTTAAATATTAAATCAAAAGTTAAACACTATTCCTATAAAAAACCTGGAACACAAAGTCGAATTTATCCTAATATTATAAAGAATCAATGGAGGGCAACCAAACCTTTAGAAATTATTGTTTCAGATATGACACATATTCGAAACAAAGGGATTAATTATGAATGGACTTTAATGGTTGATACCTTTAACAATGAAATTATCAGTTCTGCATTATCGCGTACAACTGGTGATCCTAAGCCTTACTACAAGTGTCTCGAGGATCTCCTTGCGCTACTTAAGGATAATAAAAAAACAGCTCCCACGATTCTTCACACAGATCAAGGAGCTGTCTACCACTCTAAAGCTTTCGCTAAAGCGCATGAAAATTATAACATAATTAGATCTATGTCGCGAGCTGGAACACCTACAGATAATCCAATTATCGAATCATTAAATGGATGGATTAAAGCAGAAATGGCGTGTGATTATCAATACTGGTCCGTAGATAACTTTGAAAATTTTATCGAAGAATATGTACATTATTTCAATTTTGAAAGACCTGCTTACTGTTTAAATTACAAAACCCCTATCCAATATAAAATGGATAAGGGTTTCTAG
- a CDS encoding ATP-binding cassette domain-containing protein, which yields MLILENIKKSYKDLTVLENLNLELNDHSIIYIKGKNGCGKSTLLKIISGILKADGGSIKTNYKNIGALIENPSLIEDQTLIKNLKFLFHIKSNFNYEYVKELADAFDLEIDSKIKMKNYSVGMRQKAGLIQAIMEDQDLILLDEPTRGLDDESILSFTNIISNMKAKTIIICSHDEIEDINFDKKLELVNGKLEKI from the coding sequence ATGTTAATATTAGAAAATATAAAAAAAAGCTATAAGGATTTAACTGTTTTAGAAAATCTAAATTTAGAACTAAACGATCATTCAATCATTTATATAAAAGGTAAAAACGGATGCGGTAAATCAACTTTACTAAAAATTATATCTGGAATACTAAAAGCGGATGGTGGCAGTATAAAAACAAATTATAAAAATATAGGGGCTCTTATTGAAAATCCCTCTCTTATAGAAGACCAAACATTAATAAAAAACCTCAAATTTTTATTTCATATAAAATCAAATTTTAATTATGAATATGTAAAAGAATTAGCAGACGCTTTTGATTTAGAAATCGATAGTAAAATCAAAATGAAAAATTATAGTGTTGGGATGAGACAGAAAGCGGGTCTAATTCAGGCAATCATGGAAGATCAAGATCTTATTCTTCTTGACGAGCCAACACGCGGTCTCGATGATGAATCTATTTTAAGTTTCACAAATATAATCAGTAATATGAAGGCGAAAACAATCATAATTTGTTCACATGATGAAATAGAAGACATAAATTTTGATAAGAAATTAGAGCTCGTAAATGGTAAATTGGAAAAAATATAG
- a CDS encoding IS30 family transposase, whose protein sequence is MKYKQLDKKMKDQIDILLSIGYSMRKAARKLNISHSTISRYKNNVYKKRTIDIREKYSHLIEYLHSHYDPKVHWVEVCLSNYKRYHPYKPCVSSQQVYNWINQGKLDIKPNRMCYKRRKRKKRISGMMNHLRWNLEEKTVLPISLRPKYIEERNEIGHLEIDSIIGKKHESAAIISIVDRCSRMTWLIKAEYRYDYYTSNLIRKFIEENNITTKSITVDNGLEFKTLGITAKRLGVKLYKCDPYCSFQRGTNERANAIVRRFIPKGKSMYDIAQQYLDDICFKINSMPRKIFDFKTAYEIDFNKSESGAVEI, encoded by the coding sequence ATGAAGTATAAACAATTAGATAAAAAAATGAAAGACCAAATTGATATTCTATTAAGCATCGGCTACTCTATGCGCAAGGCAGCACGTAAACTCAATATATCTCATTCTACGATTTCTAGATATAAAAATAATGTCTATAAGAAACGAACGATTGATATTCGAGAAAAATATTCCCACTTAATCGAATATCTGCATTCTCACTATGATCCTAAAGTTCATTGGGTAGAAGTATGCTTGAGTAACTATAAACGATATCATCCATATAAACCGTGTGTTTCATCGCAGCAAGTCTATAACTGGATTAATCAAGGTAAACTTGATATAAAACCAAATAGAATGTGCTATAAACGTCGAAAACGTAAAAAGAGAATTAGTGGAATGATGAATCACTTGAGATGGAACTTGGAAGAGAAAACGGTACTTCCAATTAGCCTTAGACCTAAATACATTGAGGAACGTAACGAGATTGGCCATCTCGAAATCGACTCTATAATCGGTAAGAAACATGAATCTGCAGCGATTATATCCATTGTAGACCGCTGCTCAAGAATGACCTGGCTTATTAAAGCAGAATATCGATATGACTATTACACATCAAACTTAATTCGAAAATTTATTGAAGAGAATAATATAACCACGAAATCGATAACAGTAGATAATGGACTTGAATTTAAAACATTAGGAATTACAGCCAAGCGGTTGGGTGTGAAACTATATAAGTGTGATCCATACTGTTCTTTTCAACGTGGAACCAATGAACGAGCGAATGCAATCGTTAGAAGGTTTATACCAAAAGGAAAATCAATGTATGATATAGCGCAACAATATCTTGATGATATTTGCTTCAAAATTAACTCAATGCCGCGAAAAATATTTGACTTCAAAACGGCCTATGAGATAGACTTTAATAAAAGTGAAAGTGGTGCGGTTGAGATTTGA